In a single window of the Streptomyces sp. CGMCC 4.7035 genome:
- a CDS encoding acetylxylan esterase — MDTRGQGSGWSRGAPPDSGPTGPEVPGVMTRGISSPRTYSCRRLLTDQ; from the coding sequence ATGGACACGCGCGGGCAGGGATCGGGCTGGAGCCGGGGCGCGCCCCCCGACTCCGGTCCGACCGGGCCGGAGGTCCCCGGCGTGATGACCCGAGGCATCAGCTCGCCGCGCACGTACTCCTGCCGCCGACTGCTCACCGACCAGTGA
- a CDS encoding beta-xylosidase/alpha-l-arabinosidase, whose amino-acid sequence MNPTVELATPAWRDVSLDPATRADALIAAMTLREKTAQLVGVWVGASDEGGEVAPHQHEMEEPPDLDELLPNGLGQLTRPFGTVPVDAAVGALSLARSQQRIVAANRFGIPAIAHEECLAGFAAWGATAYPVPLSWGATFNPELVRTMATAIGTDMRAVGVHQGLAPVLDVVRDARWGRVEETIGEDPYLVGTIATAYVQGLESAGIVATLKHFAGYSASRAGRNLAPVSMGVRERADVILPPFEMALREGRPRSVMHAYTDTDGIPSAADQELLTGLLRDTWGFDGTVVADYFGIAFLKLLHGVAGSWDEAAGLALASGVDVELPTVKTFGQPLLDAVEVGTVPEELIDRALRRILIQKAQLGLLDPDWNPVPQALSGAELAVPEALRGSVDLDPPANRELARELAEQAVVLLRNDGTLPLGRPRRIALIGPNADTPTAVLGCYSFPVHVGSQHPEVPTGIALPTLRETLAAEFPDAEIFSAPGATVDGDSTAGFAEAVAAARVADVVVLALGDRAGLFGRGTSGEGCDAESIQLPGVQQQLLDALLDAGTPVVLVMLAGRPYALGRADTEAAAIVQSFFPGEAGTEAIAGVLSGRVNPSGRLPVSVPRHKGVQPSTYLAARLAQDSDVSSTSTSAAYGFGHGLGYTEFEWSALDVSVAETGTDGSFRIAFEVRNTGERSGCEVVQFYLHDPVASVVQPMQRLVGYRRLPLETGEVCRVLLELPADLASFTGRAGRRIVEPGELELRISASSTDHRITVPLRLTGPVREVDHTRRLHPVVTVECR is encoded by the coding sequence ATGAACCCCACCGTCGAGCTCGCCACCCCTGCGTGGCGGGACGTCTCGCTCGACCCCGCGACCAGGGCCGACGCCCTGATCGCGGCGATGACCCTGCGGGAGAAGACGGCGCAACTGGTCGGCGTCTGGGTGGGCGCCTCCGACGAGGGCGGCGAGGTCGCCCCGCACCAGCACGAGATGGAGGAGCCGCCGGACCTGGACGAGCTGCTGCCGAACGGTCTGGGCCAGCTGACCCGCCCCTTCGGCACCGTTCCCGTGGACGCCGCCGTCGGTGCGCTCTCGCTCGCCCGCTCCCAGCAGCGCATCGTCGCCGCCAACCGCTTCGGCATACCCGCGATCGCCCACGAGGAGTGCCTGGCCGGGTTCGCGGCCTGGGGGGCGACCGCCTACCCGGTCCCGCTGTCCTGGGGAGCGACCTTCAACCCCGAGCTGGTGCGCACCATGGCCACCGCCATCGGGACCGACATGCGCGCCGTCGGCGTCCACCAGGGCCTCGCCCCCGTGCTCGACGTGGTGCGCGACGCCCGCTGGGGCCGCGTCGAGGAGACCATCGGCGAGGACCCGTACCTGGTCGGCACCATCGCCACCGCTTACGTGCAGGGCCTGGAGTCCGCCGGGATCGTCGCCACGCTCAAGCACTTCGCCGGCTACTCCGCCTCGCGGGCCGGCCGCAACCTCGCACCGGTCTCCATGGGCGTCCGCGAGCGCGCCGACGTCATCCTTCCCCCGTTCGAGATGGCGCTGCGCGAGGGCCGACCGCGCTCGGTCATGCACGCCTACACCGACACCGACGGCATCCCCTCGGCCGCCGACCAGGAACTGCTCACCGGTCTGCTCCGGGACACCTGGGGCTTCGACGGGACGGTGGTGGCGGACTACTTCGGCATCGCCTTCCTCAAGCTCCTGCACGGCGTCGCCGGAAGCTGGGACGAGGCCGCCGGGCTTGCCCTCGCCAGTGGCGTCGACGTCGAGCTGCCGACCGTCAAGACATTCGGACAGCCGCTGCTCGACGCGGTCGAGGTCGGCACCGTCCCTGAGGAGCTGATCGATCGCGCCCTGCGCCGGATCCTCATCCAGAAGGCACAGCTCGGCCTGCTCGACCCCGACTGGAACCCGGTTCCGCAGGCGCTCTCCGGAGCGGAACTGGCCGTTCCCGAGGCGCTGCGCGGCAGCGTCGACCTGGACCCCCCGGCCAACCGGGAGTTGGCGCGCGAACTGGCGGAGCAGGCCGTCGTGCTGCTGCGCAATGACGGCACGCTGCCGCTCGGCCGCCCCCGCCGGATCGCGCTGATCGGCCCCAACGCCGACACCCCGACGGCCGTGCTGGGCTGCTACTCCTTCCCCGTGCACGTCGGCTCGCAACACCCCGAGGTCCCGACCGGCATCGCGCTGCCCACGCTGCGGGAGACCTTGGCGGCCGAGTTCCCCGACGCCGAGATCTTCTCCGCGCCCGGTGCGACGGTCGACGGCGACAGCACGGCCGGCTTCGCCGAGGCGGTCGCGGCGGCCCGCGTCGCCGATGTCGTGGTGCTCGCTCTCGGGGACCGCGCCGGTCTGTTCGGCCGCGGTACCAGCGGCGAGGGATGCGACGCCGAATCGATTCAACTGCCTGGCGTGCAGCAGCAGTTGCTCGACGCCCTGCTGGATGCCGGCACGCCCGTGGTGCTCGTCATGCTGGCGGGCCGCCCTTACGCACTGGGTCGCGCCGACACGGAGGCGGCGGCGATCGTGCAGTCCTTCTTCCCTGGGGAGGCGGGCACCGAGGCGATCGCCGGCGTGCTGAGCGGGCGGGTGAACCCCTCCGGACGGTTGCCCGTGAGTGTGCCGCGGCACAAGGGTGTTCAGCCCTCCACCTACCTGGCCGCCCGACTGGCCCAGGACAGCGACGTGTCCAGCACCAGTACCAGCGCGGCCTACGGGTTCGGGCACGGGCTCGGCTACACGGAATTCGAGTGGTCCGCGCTCGACGTCAGCGTCGCGGAGACCGGCACCGACGGCAGCTTCCGGATCGCCTTTGAGGTCCGCAACACCGGCGAACGCTCCGGCTGCGAGGTGGTGCAGTTCTACCTGCACGACCCGGTGGCCTCCGTGGTCCAGCCGATGCAGCGCCTCGTCGGCTACCGGCGCCTCCCCCTCGAAACCGGGGAAGTCTGCCGGGTCCTCCTGGAACTGCCCGCGGACCTGGCCTCCTTCACCGGCCGCGCGGGCCGTCGCATCGTCGAGCCCGGCGAGCTGGAGCTGCGGATCTCCGCCAGCAGCACCGACCACCGCATCACGGTCCCGCTGCGCCTGACCGGCCCGGTCCGGGAGGTCGACCACACCCGCAGGCTGCATCCCGTCGTCACCGTCGAGTGCCGCTGA
- a CDS encoding carbohydrate ABC transporter permease, producing MRQRPNYLAGLGSLIWLALVGLPLYVLLVATLRTTSNYSTQGPLSFPSQLTLSNYLNAFSNGFGQDFLNTLIVTVSVVGIVLVVVPPLAYAIVRAQGRTITVVFRVFLLGLAIPAQAVIVPMFYVISQAGLYDHLIGVILPTAAFSLPVCTLVLTGTMRDITPELYEAMAMDGASPRRVFIQLVLPLSKSGLSSIVVFSALQAWNGFLFPLILTQSESTKVITLGLYNFQTEHGVDVPGLLSAVVLSMLPIFIVYLFARRALVQGLMGVGGK from the coding sequence ATGCGACAGCGCCCCAACTACCTTGCCGGACTGGGCTCCCTGATATGGCTCGCTCTGGTCGGTCTGCCGCTCTACGTGCTGCTGGTCGCGACCCTGCGCACCACCTCCAACTACTCCACCCAGGGCCCGCTGAGCTTTCCGTCGCAGCTGACCCTGAGCAACTACCTCAACGCGTTCTCCAACGGCTTCGGCCAGGACTTCCTCAACACCCTGATCGTCACCGTCAGCGTCGTCGGCATCGTGCTGGTGGTGGTGCCGCCGCTCGCCTACGCCATCGTGCGCGCCCAGGGCCGGACCATCACCGTCGTGTTCCGGGTTTTCCTGCTGGGACTCGCGATCCCCGCGCAGGCGGTGATCGTGCCGATGTTCTACGTGATCAGCCAGGCCGGGCTCTATGACCACCTGATCGGCGTCATCCTGCCCACCGCCGCGTTCTCGCTGCCGGTGTGCACCCTGGTGCTGACCGGGACGATGCGCGACATCACCCCTGAGCTGTACGAAGCCATGGCGATGGACGGAGCCTCCCCACGGCGGGTCTTCATCCAACTGGTCCTGCCGCTGTCGAAAAGCGGGCTCTCCTCCATCGTCGTCTTCTCGGCCCTGCAGGCCTGGAACGGCTTCCTCTTCCCGCTGATCCTCACCCAGTCGGAGTCGACCAAGGTGATCACCCTCGGTCTGTACAACTTCCAGACCGAACACGGCGTCGACGTCCCCGGACTGCTCAGCGCCGTGGTGCTGTCCATGCTCCCCATTTTCATCGTTTACCTGTTCGCCCGCCGCGCCCTGGTCCAGGGGCTCATGGGGGTCGGAGGAAAGTGA
- a CDS encoding carbohydrate ABC transporter permease has protein sequence MSSLSLAAVSGRRLKARRAGVGVTRPGFVWAVPATVFFLLFAILPLVLVAVLSFTSWDGITSPHFNGLANWTKLIHDPVMTQSIWLTLVLTVLGVVTQTPISILLGVWAAGYQRNRAVLSAIFFVPLLLSATAVSVVWRALLDPNFGMPGQLPWLFGDGNLLGSQTGSIGVLTFVGMWQFTPLHTLLYQGGARAIPQVLYQAAAIDGAGTVRQFFHITLPQLRNTAITSMILMVVGGLTTFDTVLILTQGGPGTDTTVSAYYMYQQSFKNFDFGAGSAIALVLVVVATLISLAVVRFSGYDKMRSTAEGV, from the coding sequence ATGAGCTCACTTTCTCTCGCAGCCGTGTCCGGCCGCCGCCTCAAGGCGCGCCGGGCCGGCGTCGGGGTGACCCGCCCGGGCTTCGTCTGGGCGGTACCCGCGACCGTCTTCTTCCTCCTGTTCGCGATCCTCCCGCTGGTGCTGGTCGCGGTGCTGTCCTTCACCAGCTGGGACGGCATCACCTCGCCGCACTTCAACGGCCTGGCGAACTGGACCAAGCTGATCCACGACCCGGTGATGACCCAGAGCATCTGGCTCACCCTCGTGCTCACCGTGCTCGGGGTCGTGACGCAGACGCCCATCAGCATCCTGCTGGGCGTCTGGGCGGCCGGCTACCAGCGCAACCGGGCCGTGCTGTCCGCGATCTTCTTCGTCCCCCTGCTGCTCTCGGCGACCGCGGTCTCGGTGGTATGGCGCGCCCTGCTCGACCCCAACTTCGGCATGCCGGGCCAGCTTCCCTGGCTGTTCGGTGACGGCAACCTGCTCGGCAGCCAGACCGGTTCGATCGGGGTGCTGACCTTTGTCGGAATGTGGCAGTTCACCCCCCTGCACACACTCCTCTACCAGGGCGGCGCCCGCGCGATTCCGCAGGTGCTCTACCAGGCCGCGGCGATCGACGGGGCCGGCACCGTGCGGCAGTTCTTCCACATCACCCTGCCGCAACTGCGCAACACCGCGATCACCTCGATGATCCTCATGGTCGTCGGCGGGCTGACCACGTTCGACACGGTGCTGATCCTCACCCAGGGCGGCCCCGGCACGGACACCACGGTCAGCGCCTACTACATGTACCAGCAGAGCTTCAAGAATTTCGACTTCGGCGCCGGCTCGGCCATCGCGCTGGTCCTGGTCGTGGTGGCCACGCTCATCTCCCTGGCCGTGGTCCGGTTCTCCGGCTACGACAAGATGCGCAGCACGGCGGAGGGGGTCTGA